The nucleotide window AGGCGGCCCAGGCCACCGTTTCCCAGCGACGGCTCCAGCTCCATCTCCTCGAGGGCGGAGAGGTCGCGGCCACAGGCGGCGAGCTCGTCTCGGACGCTGTCGTAGAGACCGAGGTTGATGAGGTTGTTGCTCAGGAGCTTGCCGATGAGGAACTCTGCGGAGATGTAGTAGAGCCTCTTCTTCCCCTGGTTGTAGCCGCGCTCGCGCGTGGCATCCGCGACGAGGGACAAAAGCGCGTTGAAGAGCTCGAGGTCGGTGCAGTCCGCAAGGGGCTTGTCGGTGTACGAGGAGAGCGTGGCGATCTTCATGTCTGGCCTTCCTTCCGGTTCGGCGGGCGCCTGGGTGCACGCGTGGTGTCCGCATGGGACGCTAATAGACACTATAGTTGCGCATATAGGAGAAAATCTTGCACCATAGCAGCGAAAAGTAGTACTAAACTAGCAAATAGCTTCACTTGGGGCCGTGCTTGCGGGGAGGTGGCCATGGAGACGGGGGAGTACGAGCGCTATCGCGAGCGCAAGCTCCACGAGCGCGCCGGCTTCGCCTACGACACCTACCTCTGCACGATCCCGCAGGACTTCGATCGCGTCCCGCCGCACTGGCATGAGCAGATGGAAGTCATCTACGTGAAGCGGGGCTCGGGTGCGGTGTCGCTCAACTTCGAGCGCCTGCCGGTCGTCGCGGGGTCGATCGTCGTGGTGTGCCCGGGGCAGATCCATGCGATCGAGGGGGACCCGGGCGTGCGCATGGAGTACGAGAACATCATCTTCTCGCTCTCGGCGCTCGACAGCGCGGCGGAGGAGGACTGGTGCCGCACGAACGTGCTGGTCCCCTTGCGCAGGGGGACGTTGGGGATCCCCAACCCGCTTTCGCCGGGGTCCGAGCTCCACCAGGAGGCGGCGCGCGCCCTGGACCGGGCGGACGCCGCCTCGTCAGAGCGGGTAGCGGGCAACTCGCTGCTCGTCAGGAGCGCGATGCTGCTCTTCCTGCATGCACTCTACGTCCACGCGAGAAGGGACGAGCCCGTCGGTCCGGACATGGCCATCGAGCGCCTGAGGCCGGTGTTCGACGAGGTGAGGCTCCACTACGACCGTCCGCTCGACGTCGCGGGGGCCGCCCGCCTGAGCGGCTACAGCAAGGCCCACTTCATGCGCATCTTCAAGCAGGAGACGGGACAGACCTTCGTGGGCTACCTGAGCGACTACCGCCTGTCCGAGGCGGAGTCCCTCCTGCGAAGGACGAACGAGTCCGTGACGACTGTCGCACGTGGCTGCGGGTTCGACAACCTCTCGTACTTCACGCGTCGCTTCCGTGCCAAGTACGGCATGCCGCCCAGCGCGTACCGCAAGCACTGGATGGAGCGAACGTGACGCTAGGCCGTGACGTCGCAGGAACCGGTTGCGCCCCCTCGCTTGGCATCGATGGCGCTGCAGGCGATGCGAACGGCCTCCTCTACGCTGTCGGTCATGCTGACGAGGTGAAGGTCACCAGGTGACATCATTCCCCTCTCGACCATGGTGCCCTGTATCCAGTCTATGAGACCCTGCCAGTAGCCAGACCCGAAGAGCACGATGGGTATGGCGGGAGACTTGTGGGTCTGGACGAGGGTGAGCAGCTCGAAGGCCTCGTCCATGGTACCAAGCCCGCCTGGGAAGATGATGGCCCCCTGCGAGTACTTCACGAACATGGTCTTGCGCACGAAGAAGTAGCGAAACCCCATCCCCAGGTTGACCCACTTGTTGACGCCCTCCTCGAAGGGCAGCTCGATTCCCAGGCCGACGGAGACCCCGCCCATCTCGGCGGCACCGCAGTTGGCGGCCTCCATGATGCCGGGACCTCCGCCCGTTATCACCGCGACGCCCCTCTGGGCCATGAGCCGTCCACTCTGACGGGCTGCCTGGTAGTCGGGATGGTCCTGGCTGGTGCGGGCGGATCCGTAGACCGACACGGCGGGGCCGAGCTCGGCCAGCGCGCCAAAGCCGTCCACGAACTCCGACTGTATGCGGAGCACGCGCCAGGGATCGCTGTGGAGCCATTCGGTGTCCTGCATGGGTTCGAGCAGATGCTCGTTGGTGCTGTCCTCGGGGATCATCTTGCCGCGCAGGAGCACGGGCCCGCGTCGGTAGGCGGGACCCAGGGGCTGGTCCGCGCTGCGTCGCCCCACGGCGTCTCCTCCCGTCGTGCCGTGCTCTCCAGCGCCACGCCCGTCTGCGCCACGCCCGTCAATCGTCATCGGATCCATGGGTCCCTCTTTCGCCGTCTCACGCATCGACGCGCGCGTCACCCCGTGTCCGAGCCGACAACCTACGGACGCGGTGACGTGACAGCCCTAGAATGTGATAACCCCATCAGTTTACCCGAGAGGGGCAAGGCGTTGGGGGAGCCCGTCCTCCCAGGCGAGGGAGGGCTCGCCGGCAATGAGCGGTCGCGCGTAGCGCTCGAAGTCGACGGTGAGCCCCATGCCGTCTGCGGTGATCCAGCTCGTGGGGACGGGTTTGGTCCGGTTGGCGACGGCGTGGACGTCCACCGTCTCGATTGAGCAGCCGTAAGGGGCGTCCCCGCTGCGCCTGAGGGCGCACATCCGCTCGCTCCCGCCGCGCTCCGCCGCCTCGACGCCAGCTGCGCCCAGCGCGAAGGCCTCGTCCAGATCCGTCGCGCTTGCGCAGTGACTGGCGCAGCGCTGCAGGGTCGAGATCTCGACCGCACGGGCCTTGACGCCCAGGCGCTCCCTCACGAGCTGCGCCAGGTACCGGCTGGTGCCCGAGAGCGCCGCCAGGTGGCCGAAGGCGTCGCGCCGGGTCCCGGGCGCGTTGGTCCGCTCGGCTACGAGGCGCCCGTCAGGCGTGCGTGCGCCTTCGCTCGCGGCGAGGATGACGCTGCTCTTCTCGGCCAGGAGCCCCTCAAGCCTGCCGAGCAGGGCGTCGACCTCGAGCGGCGCCTCGGGCAGGAGGATGACGTCGGCCGCGGGGACGCCGCCTTGTGTGGCGAGCGCCGCCGCCGCGGCGAGCCAGCCTGCGTCGCGGCCCATGATCTCGACCACGGTGACGCCCTTGAGGTCATAGACGTCCGAGTCGCAGGACAGCTCGCCGATGGAGGTCGCCACGTACTTGGCCGCCGAGCCGTAGCCCGGGGTGTGGTCCGTCCCGACCAGGTCGTTGTCGATCGTCTTGGGGATGCCGACGAAGCGGACGCCGCTGCCGACGCGTGAGCCCCAGGCGCCGAGCTTGGCGATGGTGTCCATGGAGTCGTTGCCGCCGATGTAGAGCACCGCGTCGACCTGCTGGCGCTCGAAGGCCGAGAAGAGCCTCTCGTAGGTGCCGGCGTCTTCCGATGCGTCCGGGAGCTTGTACCGGCAGCTGCCCAGCCAGCTGGCAGGCGTGTGGCGCAGCAGCTCGAGCTCGACGCTCGTGGGGAGCGCAGCGTCCAGGTCGACGGTGCGACCGGCCAGGAAGCCCTCTATGCCGTAGCGCATGCCGACGGCGTGGGCTCCCTGCCTGCGGGCGGCACTCACTACGCCGGCGAGACTGGCGTTGATGGCGGCCGTCGGGCCGCCCGACTGGCCTACGAGGACGTTGCGAAGGGTGCCGTGCGTATCGCAAGGGGTGCCGTACATGCCACATACCTCCCGGGGGACGGTGCGAAGTAGAACGCTGCAGAGGGAAACGCCGTGGAGGCGACGCTACGACAGGAGCATGCGGTCGTTCGCGAGCTCGCCGCCCGAGGCCTCCTCGAACTTCTGGAGCAGGTCGTGGACGCGCAGACGGCGCTTCTCGTCGTCGCGCGCATCGAAGATGACGTTGCCCTCGTGCATCATGATCAGGCGGTTGCCCAGGCGTATGGCGTCGTTCATGTTGTGCGTGACCATGAGCGTGGTGAGGCCATGCCCCCCCACGAGCCTCTCGGTCAGGGCCAGGACCTTGGAGGCGGTCTTGGGGTCGAGGGCGGCGGTGTGCTCGTCCAGAAGCAGCAGCTTGGGCTTCTTGAGGATGGCCATGAGCAGGGTGAGCGCCTGGCGCTGACCGCCGGAGAGCAGGCCCACCTTGGAGGTCAAGCGCTCCTCGAGCCCCAGATCGAGCTCGGCCAGGCGCTCTCGGTAGGAGGCGCGCTCGTCTCTGGTGATGCCCCAGCTCAGGCCGCGACTCTCGCCACGCCTGGCCGCGAGGGCGAGGTTCTCGACGATCTGCATGTCTGCGGCAGTGCCGCGCATGGGGTCCTGGAAGACGCGCCCCAGGTCAGTGGCCCGCCTGTGCTCGGGCAGCCGGCTGACGTCGCGACCGTCCAGAATGACCTGCCCGCCGTCGAGCGCGAAGACGCCCGCGATGCTGTTGAGCAGCGTGGACTTGCCGGCGCCGTTGCCACCGATGACGGTGACGAAGTCGCCGGGCTCGAGGTGGAGGTCGACACCGGTGAGCGCGGGCTTCTCGTTGACCGTGCCCTTGTTGAAGGTCTTGGTGACACCCTTGAGGACTAGCACGAGCGCTCGCCCCCCTTCGCGTAGGCCCGGCGTTGCCGACCTCGCTCCCAGACGACGGGCACGACCAGCGCGAGCGCGACGATGATGGCGGACAGGAGCTTCATGTCGTTGGCGTCCATGCCCAGCTGCAGCACGACGGCGCGGATGAGGAAGTAGACGACGGATCCCACCACGGCGGAGGCCAGGCGGCTACCGAAGGCCTGCAGCTTACCGGGGGTCAGGCGGCCAAGCACCTCGCCGATGACGATGGCGGCCAGGCCGATGACGATGGCACCCGTCCCCATGCCGATGTCCGCGTACTTCTGGCTCTGGCAGATGAGCGCACCGGACAGGCCCACGAGGCCGTTGGAGAGCATGAGGGCGATGAGCTTGGCGACGCGCACGTCGATGCCCAGGGCACGGCACATGTCCTCGTTCTGGCCGGTGGCGCGCAGCGCGGAGCCGATCTCGGTGCCAAAGAACCAGTAGAGGAGGACGATGGCCAGGACCGCGACGACGATGCCCACGACGAGCGCCGCCATGCCCTGCGTGACGTGCAGAAGCGATGCCACGCGGGTGAAGACCGTGTCGGCGTTCAGGAGCGGGGTGTTGGACTTGCCCATAACGCGCAGGTTGATGGACCAGAGCGCGATCTGGGTCAGGATGCCCGCAAGGATCGCCGGGATGTCGAACAGGGTGTGGAGCAGCCCGGTGACGGCGCCCGCCACGACGCCCGCAAGCATACCGAGAAGGACCGCGACGAGCGGGTCCAGACCCATCCCCACCGAGCAGACGGCCGCGACGCAGCCGCCCAGGGCAAAGCTTCCGTCTACGGTGAGGTCCGCGATGTCGAGCATCTTGTAGGTGATGAAGACGCCCAGCACCATGATGCCCCAGAGGATGCCCTGGGAAACGGCTCCCGAAAGCGCTAGCAGCATGTGGTTCTCCCCGACATGGTCGTTATGGTTTGCCGTGTACGGCCCGACGCCGACCGGGGAAAGGGACCCGGCCGACGGCGATCTGCGGTACCCACAGTCTAAGGCAGACGCCTCGAAGGCGGTCTCCTGATAAAGCGGACGTCTGGCAAGGCGGGGCCCTAGGCGTCCAGCACCGAGAGGTCTATGCCCAGGGTCTTGGCGGCCTCCTCGTTGGTGGTCAGCGTGCACTCGGAGACGTCGAGGTGCTCGATGGGCATCTCGGCGGGCTTGGCCTCGCCGTTAAGGATCCTGACGGCCATCTCGCCTGCCTTGCGCCCCAGCTTGCCATAGTCGATGCCGTACGTGGCAAGTCCTCCGTTGCCGACCATGCCGCTCTCACCGCAGATGATGGGGAGCTTGTTCTCGGTCGCGACCATGGCGACGGTCTGCATGCCCGCCGCGATGGTGTTGTCCGTGGGGGCGTAGATGACGTCCACCTTGCCGATCATCGACTCGACGACCTGCTGGATCTCGTTGGAGCTGGAGACCGTGTAGTCCTCGGCGTCCAAGTTGCGCGCGCTGGCGGCGTCGTGGGCCATGCCCGCCTGCACGCTGGAGTTGGACTCTGCGGTGCAGTAGAGGACGGCAACCCTCTTGGCGTTGGGAAGGAGCTTCCGCAGCAGGTCGAACTGCTCCTCGACCGGGGTGAGGTCGGAGGTACCGGTGACGTTGCCTCCCGGGGCGTCGTTGTCGGCGACGAGACCGGAGGCGGCGTAGTCGGTGATGGCGGTGCCGACGATGGGGATGTCGGCCGTGGCGCCCGCCACGGCCTGGCAGGCAGGCGTGGCGATGGCGAGGATGAGGTCGTTGCCGTCGTTGACCAGCTTGGAGGCGATGGTCTGGCAGGCGGACTGGTCGTTCTGGGCATTCTGCTGGTCGATGGTGTACTTGAGGCCAGCGGCGTCGAGCGCCTGGACGAAGCCGGCGTTCGCTGCGTCGAGCGCCTTGTGCTCGGTCAGCTGTAGCACGCCGATCTTGAACTGTCCGTGGTCGGAGGGGGAGCCATCCGAGCCGGTGTCGGAGCAGGCGGCGATCCCAAAGGCAGCCAGCCCTCCGAATACTGCAAGTGCGTCGCGACGCGTGATGTTTCTGGACATGCCGACTTCCTCCTCCTAGGTTCTGCCGCGCTCTGGTGCGCGACGACGGGTCGCTTTCGTGTCATCAGGACCTTCCTGCCACCCAAGGACGGTGGTGTGACCGGACCATCATCGCCGCATGCGCCCCATGGAACGCCTTGCAATAACAATTGATTACAGAGTCGTAACCGGCGCCGTGGCGGGCGTGTCGTGCGCGGGTGCCATGTCCGCGTGGCGGGCGTGTCGTGCGCGGGCGCGCCGTGTCCGCGTGGCGGGTGTGTGTCGTGCGCGGGTGCCATGTTGGCTCAGGCATGGCCAGCGCATGTGTCGTCCATGTGCCCATCGTCCGCGCACGACGCGCCCCAGTCGCCGGATGGCGGGTATAAGGCCGATAGGGTTCCGGGGTCGTGCTCCCCGGGGCTGGTCTTCTCGCGAGGGGAGTGGGGTATGTACGACTTCATGTTTCACGTTCCGACCAAGATCTACTTCGGCAGGGGGCAGATATCACATCTCGCCGAGCTGTCGGACTTTGGCCAGAAGGCACTGCTGGTCTACGGCGGCGGTTCCATTAAGCGCAACGGCATCTACGACGAGGCGATTCGGATCTTGACCCACGCTGGCATCGAGGTCGTCGAGCTTTCGGGCGTCGAGCCCAACCCGCGCATCGAGACCGTTCGCCGTGGCGTCGGCCTCTGTGCACGGGAGGGTGTGGACATGGTGCTTGCCATCGGCGGCGGCTCTACCATCGATTGCGCCAAGGTCGTGGCGGCTGGCGCCAGGTATGACGGTGACCCATGGGACCTGGTACTTGACGGGTCGAAGGCCGCTTCGGCACTGCCCATCTTCTCGGTCCTGACGCTCTCTGCGACGGGTTCCGAGATGGATGCGTTCGCGGTCATCTCCGACATGTCCAAGAACGAGAAGTGGGGCACCGGCGCCGAGTGCATGAAGCCGACGATGTCCGTGCTTGATCCCAGCTACACGTTCAGCGTGAGTCCCAAGCAGACCGCAGCCGGCACGGCCGACATGATGAGCCATACCTTCGAGAGCTACTTCTCGATGGACGAGGGTGCCTACGTGCAGAAGCGCCTGGCCGAGGGGCTCCTTGGGACCATGATTCACTTTGGTCCCATCGCGCTTGCCCACCCGGATGACTACGACGCCCGCGCCAACCTCATGTGGGCGGCAAGCCATGCGATCAACGGCCTCGTAAGCGACGGCTGCTCGCCTGCCTGGTGCGTTCACCCCATGGAGCACGAGCTTTCCGCGTTCTACGACATCACGCACGGCGAGGGGCTGGCGATCTTGACCCCCGCCTGGATGGAGCATGTCCTGGATGCCCAGACCGCACCGCTCTTCGCGGCGTACGGCTGCAACGTCTGGGGCCTGTCCGGCGTTGATGACATGAAGGTGGCGCGTGAGGCCATCTCCAGGACGCGCGCGTTCTTTGTCGAGGCCATGCACCTTCCTGCAACCCTGCGCGAAGTCGGCATCACGGACGAAAAGAACTTCGAGGTGATGGCTCGGAAGGCGGCCGATGGCTGCAAGGGGTCCTTCGTCGCCCTGTCGCAGGATGACATCGTGGAGATATACCGTGCGGCACTGTAGGTAGGACGTTTCGTGACGCTGGCATCTTGCGGTGTCGAGGCGGAATGCTGTGTACTGTGCTGCGGGGCGAACCGCTGTGCTGCGGGGCGAACCGCTAACCTCGCATATTCTGTAGTTGGGATCGTTCTCATACGAGGTTAGCGGTTGCTCACGCCTGCGGGTGCTCACGCCTGCGGGTGCTCACGCCTGGGGGTAGCGGTCTTTGCGCGCTTCGCCTCTCAATAGGGGTGTAGTAGCAGGTGGTGCAACTTGCTCTGCTGGCGGCATGCCTCCCTGTCCGTAGCTGCGGGTTTCCTGCCCAGGGCACGCGTGACCTGGCTTGCCAAGACCTGATACTTCCTGAAATCGAGCATCTGCTCCTTTGTCACATGCATGACATGCCTCCCCATGGCCGTGAGCGCGTTCGAGCGCTCGTCGTCCTCGGCGAGCTTCGAGCGTTTTGTATCGGCCGAGTGGAAGAGATCGCTGTCATACTCGACGACGAGGTGCCGTTCAGGCCAATAGAGGTCCGGACGGTAGCTTACTGTCCTTCCCCCGGTACCCGTGAGCTCGAGCAGCTCGTTTAGATGTGGTTGGGGGAGCTGGAAGCCACCGTAGCGCCTCTGCAGAGTAAGCCCAAGGGCAAGTGCGGTCTCCATGGGCGAGTAAGAGTTGGGCATGGCATGACTTGTGACTCGCCGCAGCATCTGGATTCCCTGATGCCCCTCATGCGCATCCACGAAGCCATGCAGCTCGTTGGCTGACAGGAGCGTCTCTGTGCCAAAGCTCGTGTTGCCTCGGATTGGGGCAAGGCGATAGGTTCCCATGAGCTCCATTGCGACGAGCGTCAGCCTGATGGTGCCGGCCAACTGGGAATATGGGCTGCGGTTGAGCCGCCTTCTGTCATCCATGGCCTCAGCCGAGGTGCCCGTGCGGCGGTCACGTCGAAAGACGTTCGAGCACAGCTGTAGGAGCGTGAACGATGGGGAGCTCACCCACACGTCGTCGCTCACTCTCCAGAAGGGGTCTGAGGGAAGGCGGGCGCTCCAGCGGTGGAACGCGACTTCGGGCGAGCGGACCCGGTTTTTATCAGGTAGCAGCAGATGAAGCGGCCTTTCGAGCGACCCTAGCGCGCCTAGGCAGGCTAGGGCGGAGCATCCGCTCGAATCGAGCCTGTCCCGTCGTGGCCATCGATCGGCGATCTCGCCCAATTCGCGGTAGGTGCCAGAGTCGACACTTGCGGCAAGGCGGTAGTACTCGAGCGCTGACTCGTGCGAGAGAACTATCATGCCCGCCTCCGTGTGATCGATTGCTGGTATCCGGCACCACTGTGCATCATGCCGCTTGCAGTGAGGCCGTTTTCTATTTGCCTCAAGGTCGCAGTCATTCGCTTTTCCGCCAACCCATGCATTCGCTCGACGCCATGCATGACATGCATGACATGTATGTAGACGGCCACGGTCACAGGACGGCCACAGCCACAGGACGGCCACGGTCACAGGACGGCCACGGTCACAGGACGGCCACAGCCACAGGACGGCGCCACGGACAGCTCGCGCGGCGGACCACTTGTCGTCCCTGCCGCCTGCGACCGTGCTTGACAGGGTGCCTGACGCAGCACGTAGCCTGGTGCAACATGAATACGCTCGGATGCGTCATGCTGCTTCAAAGTGGTTGCGTTATGATGAACTTCGTTTAGGCCTGTGCTTTTAGGCCTGTGCTGGGGGACACAGCCGACACGACCTTGACTTGCTCTTGGAACGAGCCGCCGAAGACGGCGGGGCGCATCGCTTTTCGAAGGAGAGGATATGGCGAGAAAATTCAAGTCGATGGACGGTAACGAGGCCGCGGCGTACGTCTCGTATGCCTACACCGAGGTGGCGGGCATCTACCCGATCACACCGTCCAGCCCGATGGCCGACCACGTCGACCAGTGGGCAGCCCAGGGCATGAAGAACGTCTTCGGCACGCCCGTCAAGGTCGTCGAGATGGAGTCCGAGGCGGGTGCCGCCGGCACCGTCCACGGCTCGCTGGGCGCAGGTGCCCTGACCACGACCTATACGGCGTCGCAGGGCCTTTTGCTCATGGTCCCCAACATGTACAAGATTGCGGCAGAGCAGCTGCCGGGCGTCTTCCATGTCTCCGCACGTACCGTCGCCACGCAGGCGCTCAACATCTTTGGCGACCACTCCGACGTCATGGCCTGCCGCCAGACCGGCTTCGCCATGCTCGCCGAGACCAACGTCCAGGAGGTCATGGACCTCGCGCCCGTCGCCCACCTGTCCGCCATCGAGGGCAAGGTGCCGTTCCTGAACTTCTTCGACGGCTTCCGCACCTCCCACGAGATCCAGAAGGTTGCCGTCTGGGACTACAGCGACCTGGCGGACATGTGTGACATGGATGCCGTCCAGGCGTTCCGTGATCATGCCCTCAACCCCGAGCATCCCCATGCCCGCGGCAGCCACGAGAACGGAGACATCTTCTTCCAGCACCGCGAGGCATGCAACTCCACCTACGACGCGCTGCCTGCGGTCGTCCAGGCCTACATGGACAAGGTCAACGAGAAGCTCGGCACCTCCTATCACCTGTTCGACTACTACGGCGCCGAGGATGCCGACCGCGTCGTCGTCTGCATGGGCTCCTTCTGTGACACCCTCGAGGAGACCATCGATTACCTCAACGCCCATGGCGAGAAGGTCGGGCTGGTCAAGGTCCGCCTGTACCGTCCGTGGTCCGTCAAGGACTTCGTCGCGGCGCTGCCCGCATCCGTCAAGAAGATTGCCGTCCTCGACCGCACCAAGGAGCCCGGCTCCATCGGGGAGCCCCTCTACCAGGACGTCGTGTGCGCCCTCGTCGAGTCCGGCATGGGCGGGATCCCCGTCATCGGGGGCCGTTATGGCCTTGGCTCCAAGGACGAGCCGCCTGCGGCTGCCTTCTCCGTCTACGACGAGCTCAAGAAGGACGAGCCCAAGCGCGAGTTCACCATCGGCATCGTCGATGACGTCACCAACCTCTCCCTGCCCATGGACCCCAAGGCTCCCAACACTTCGGCCGCTGGCACCATCGAGTGCAAGTTCTGGGGCCTCGGCGGCGACGGCACGGTGGGCGCCAACAAGAACTCGATCAAGATCATCGGCGACCACACCGACAAGTACGTTCAGGCATACTTCCAGTACGACTCCAAGAAGACCGGCGGTGTGACCATCTCGCACCTGCGCTTCGGCGACGCCCCCATCCGCTCGCCCTACTACGTCACCGCAGCCGACTTCGTCGCCTGCCACAACCCCAGCTACATCATCAAGGGCTTCAAGATGGTCCGCGACGTCAAGCCAGGTGGCAGCTTCCTTCTCAACTGCCAGTGGAGCGACGAGGAGTTCGCCGAGCACATGCCGGCGAACGCCAAGCGCTACATCGCCGAGAACGACATCAACGTCTACCTGATCGACGCCATTGACCTGGCAGCCAAGGTCGGCATGGGCAAGCGCACCAACACGGTGCTCCAGTCCGCCTTCTTCGCGCTTGCCAAGGTCCTGCCCGCCGAGGACGCCCTCCGGTACATGAAGGACGCGGCGACCAAGTCCTACTCCAAGAAGGGCGAGGCCGTTGTCGCAGCCAACCACAAGGCCATCGACGCAGGTGCCACCGCGTTCCGCAAGTTCGAGGTGCCGGCCGGCTGGGCCACGGCCGAGGACAGGCCCGACACGCTGGCGCTCGAGGGCCGCGAGGCCATCGTCAAGCAGGTCAAGGAACTCCTTGGGCCCATCAACAAGATGGACGGCGACTCCCTGCCCGTCTCCGCCTTTGCGGCCAACGCCGACGGCCAGTGGGAGCTGGGTGCCTCCGCCTACGAGAAGCGCGGCACGGCGGTCATGGTCCCGCGCTGGGACGAGAGCAAGTGCATCCAGTGCAACAACTGTGCCTACGTCTGCCCCCACGCGACCATCCGCCCGGTTGCCATGAACGCCGAGGAGGCCGCCGCCGCACCCGAGGCCATGAAGACGGTCGGACTCAAGATCCCCAAGAACACCGGCTACACCTTCACCGTCGCCGTGTCGCCGCTTGACTGCATGGGCTGCTACAACTGCGTCGCCATCTGCCCCAAGAGCGACATGAAGGAGGGCGGTGCCCTCACGATGGTGCCCCAGGAGGAAGAGGCCGCCCAGGTGGCCGTCTGGGACTACGCCGTCAACAAGGTCTCCGAGAAGGGCGAGCTCTTCTCGGACAAGACCACCAAGGGCTCCCAGTTCAGGAAGCCTTTGCTCGAGTTCTCCGGCTCCTGCGCCGGCTGCGCCGAGACCTCCTACGCACGTCTCGTGACCCAGCTCTTCGGTGACCGCATGTTCATCTCCAACGCTACCGGCTGCTCCTCCATCTGGGGCAACCCTGCCGCCACCTCGCCGTTCACCTGCAACGCCGAGGGCCATGGCCCCGCGTGGAACAACTCGCTCTTCGAGGACAATGCCGAGCACGGCCTAGGCTTCAGCGTGGGCTACGAGGCCGAGCAGAACCGCCTGGTCGCTGCCACCGAGGCCCTTCTCGCGACCGACGTCTCCGACGAGTTCAAGGCGGCCGCCCAGGCTTGGCTGGACTCCCGGGGCGACGCCGCCGCCTCCAAGGCTGCGGCTGCGGCCTACGTCGCGGCACTCGAGGCCAACGGCTCCGATGCCGCCAAGGCGATCGCCGCTGACAGGTCGTTTATGACCAAGAAGTCCTTCTGGATCTTCGGTGGCGACGGCTGGGCCTACGATATCGGCTTCGGTGGCCTGGACCACGTCCTTGCCTCCGGCAACAACGTGAACGTCTTCGTCTTCGACACCGAGGTCTACTCCAACACCGGCGGCCAGGCGTCCAAGGCCTCCAACATCGGCCAGGTCGCCCAGTTCGCGGCTGCCGGCAAGGCGACCAGCAAGAAGTCCCTCGCCGAGATCGAGATGAGCTACGGCTACGTCTACGTCGCACAGGTCGCCATGGGCGCCAACCTCGCCCAGACCCTCAAGGCCATCGCCGAGGCCGAGGCCTACGACGGTCCGTCCCTCATCATTGGCTACAGCCCCTGCGAGATGCACTCCATCAAGAAGGGCGGCATGATCCACTGCCAGGAGGAGATGAAGAAGGCCGTCGACTGCGGCTACTGGAACCTCTTCCGCTTCAACCCCTCCGCTGGTCCGGGCAAGAAGTTTGTCCTCGACTCCAAGGAGCCGAAGGGCGGCTATCAGGAGTTCCTGATGAACGAGGCGCGCTACGCCCGCCTCACCAGCGAGTTCCCAGAGCGCGCGGAGAAGCTCTTCCAGCGCAACGAGGAGGCCGCCATGGCTCGTTACCAGCATCTCCTCAAGCTCAAGGACCTCTACGCCGAGGCTTAGGGACCAGAGGCGGTGGGCTGCGACGTGAGATTGTGCGCAGTCACGAACCCATAGGCTAGGCTGGCCGGGCTGGGGGCGTAGCGCCTCCGGCCCGGTCTTCCTCGTCTCGTGCGACCATTCGGGAGGTTTTTCGGGCGATTTGTCGATTATGCCAGGCATCCGCATGCGCTAGGGTTTGCTGCGCCCGATATTGGACCTGGTATCGGAAGGTGCTGCCCGGGGCCTTGGGTGGCACATGGCCATGACGGGAAGGTGCGATCACATGCGCGAGAATCGTATTCGCAGGCTGCACGCTGCGGCCGTGGCCGCTGTGGCGGCCGTGCTGTCCGCCGCGCTTGTCGCCTGCGGGGGGCAGGCCGCCCCCTCGGGTCAACCCGCCGACACCGATGCACGGCAGTCCGAGGCCGTGGGGTCCGTCGACGTCAAGGTGGCGTCCCTCAAGGGCCCGACCTCCAT belongs to Olsenella uli DSM 7084 and includes:
- a CDS encoding helix-turn-helix transcriptional regulator, with product METGEYERYRERKLHERAGFAYDTYLCTIPQDFDRVPPHWHEQMEVIYVKRGSGAVSLNFERLPVVAGSIVVVCPGQIHAIEGDPGVRMEYENIIFSLSALDSAAEEDWCRTNVLVPLRRGTLGIPNPLSPGSELHQEAARALDRADAASSERVAGNSLLVRSAMLLFLHALYVHARRDEPVGPDMAIERLRPVFDEVRLHYDRPLDVAGAARLSGYSKAHFMRIFKQETGQTFVGYLSDYRLSEAESLLRRTNESVTTVARGCGFDNLSYFTRRFRAKYGMPPSAYRKHWMERT
- a CDS encoding LOG family protein, whose protein sequence is MDPMTIDGRGADGRGAGEHGTTGGDAVGRRSADQPLGPAYRRGPVLLRGKMIPEDSTNEHLLEPMQDTEWLHSDPWRVLRIQSEFVDGFGALAELGPAVSVYGSARTSQDHPDYQAARQSGRLMAQRGVAVITGGGPGIMEAANCGAAEMGGVSVGLGIELPFEEGVNKWVNLGMGFRYFFVRKTMFVKYSQGAIIFPGGLGTMDEAFELLTLVQTHKSPAIPIVLFGSGYWQGLIDWIQGTMVERGMMSPGDLHLVSMTDSVEEAVRIACSAIDAKRGGATGSCDVTA
- a CDS encoding ABC transporter substrate-binding protein, whose protein sequence is MSRNITRRDALAVFGGLAAFGIAACSDTGSDGSPSDHGQFKIGVLQLTEHKALDAANAGFVQALDAAGLKYTIDQQNAQNDQSACQTIASKLVNDGNDLILAIATPACQAVAGATADIPIVGTAITDYAASGLVADNDAPGGNVTGTSDLTPVEEQFDLLRKLLPNAKRVAVLYCTAESNSSVQAGMAHDAASARNLDAEDYTVSSSNEIQQVVESMIGKVDVIYAPTDNTIAAGMQTVAMVATENKLPIICGESGMVGNGGLATYGIDYGKLGRKAGEMAVRILNGEAKPAEMPIEHLDVSECTLTTNEEAAKTLGIDLSVLDA
- a CDS encoding ABC transporter permease produces the protein MLLALSGAVSQGILWGIMVLGVFITYKMLDIADLTVDGSFALGGCVAAVCSVGMGLDPLVAVLLGMLAGVVAGAVTGLLHTLFDIPAILAGILTQIALWSINLRVMGKSNTPLLNADTVFTRVASLLHVTQGMAALVVGIVVAVLAIVLLYWFFGTEIGSALRATGQNEDMCRALGIDVRVAKLIALMLSNGLVGLSGALICQSQKYADIGMGTGAIVIGLAAIVIGEVLGRLTPGKLQAFGSRLASAVVGSVVYFLIRAVVLQLGMDANDMKLLSAIIVALALVVPVVWERGRQRRAYAKGGERSC
- a CDS encoding diphosphate--fructose-6-phosphate 1-phosphotransferase; translation: MYGTPCDTHGTLRNVLVGQSGGPTAAINASLAGVVSAARRQGAHAVGMRYGIEGFLAGRTVDLDAALPTSVELELLRHTPASWLGSCRYKLPDASEDAGTYERLFSAFERQQVDAVLYIGGNDSMDTIAKLGAWGSRVGSGVRFVGIPKTIDNDLVGTDHTPGYGSAAKYVATSIGELSCDSDVYDLKGVTVVEIMGRDAGWLAAAAALATQGGVPAADVILLPEAPLEVDALLGRLEGLLAEKSSVILAASEGARTPDGRLVAERTNAPGTRRDAFGHLAALSGTSRYLAQLVRERLGVKARAVEISTLQRCASHCASATDLDEAFALGAAGVEAAERGGSERMCALRRSGDAPYGCSIETVDVHAVANRTKPVPTSWITADGMGLTVDFERYARPLIAGEPSLAWEDGLPQRLAPLG
- a CDS encoding ABC transporter ATP-binding protein is translated as MLVLKGVTKTFNKGTVNEKPALTGVDLHLEPGDFVTVIGGNGAGKSTLLNSIAGVFALDGGQVILDGRDVSRLPEHRRATDLGRVFQDPMRGTAADMQIVENLALAARRGESRGLSWGITRDERASYRERLAELDLGLEERLTSKVGLLSGGQRQALTLLMAILKKPKLLLLDEHTAALDPKTASKVLALTERLVGGHGLTTLMVTHNMNDAIRLGNRLIMMHEGNVIFDARDDEKRRLRVHDLLQKFEEASGGELANDRMLLS